AGGAGGCCATCACCCTCATGTCCCAGTTCAGCTGGTCGGAGCGAGGCAGAACTCCCAGGCTTTAGCAGTGGCCCAGGCTCGGACCTGTTGTGCCCAGCAGGATGCTACGGCTGTCTTGCCCGTCAATAACTCTGGTAGCAATGTTGTTACAATGGTGACTGCTGTGGAAACGGGCGGAGCTGGCATGTGCCTTAAAACAGCCCAAAGTGCCCTCCCAGTGTCTCAGATGcaaaccaatcagagcccagCATTGAGTCAGGGTAATCCTGCTTTGGTCACACACTCGATAGATGGACAGAATAACTCTGGAGATTCTGTTTTCATTCAGTCTGGACCGGCTCCGGTTAGTAGTTAATGGGTGAACTGTATTTCCCTGTGGTCTTTCCATGCTGTGGCACTCATGCAATCTTCCTTCTCTTGTAGACGAAGCCTGGGATTGGTCCATTAAAAAGGAAATCTGAATCAGATTTAGCCCATGAGATGTCAGCTGAGGCCGTCAATGCAAGTCCGTCAATGCAAGACTCCGCTCCTCCTCTCTCACCAGCTCCCTCACTAGATACAGGTGGGCCATAGGCAGGAATAGTATGACTAAGTTACAGTGTTTATAGCAAaatgcttctcttttttttttaactatacacTATTTtataaaggtttggggtcagtaagatttttttttgaaagaaattaatactttgattGAGCAAGCGCAtggttaaattgatcaaaagtaaacacatttataatgtaactaACAATTTCTATTCTAAACAAATGCTGTTCCCTTGGAcattttcaattcatcaaagaatcctgaaaaacatatcacggtttccacaaaaacattatcattaatcaactgtttccagcattaataaaaataaagttttcttttccaaaacaggaataaattacattaaaaaaatatattaaaatagagaaattattatatattgtgaaaaatattttacagcattactgtttttactgtggttATTAAATGTATCCTTGGTGAGCGTGAgagaaaacctaaaaaaaagtgCTAGTGTCAAATAATTGTAgtgttatttaaaacaatgtgtgtgtggtttttttttatgctcatttgttttattgttggtCATCCTTCTATCCCTTAGTTATCATAGTGGTTAATTCTGGATAATTAATTTCCCACAATTTGtacatttagattatattttctATAATCTTACACTCAAAGTTCATCTTTAAAATCCATAATCATTTGTTAATGCTGTTAATGTTATGTTTAAcagatctcaaaatgaatatccatttttaacAGTAGTTTATAAAACTATGGTTGCCTAAATTGTGAAACTAACATATTGTTTTgatatagtatttttatagtatttttgtataAGTTTGCatctaatataaatattgtaatataactAATGaactaatgtaaatataatttgatattaaatatgtaataaatatttatatatatatataattagaaaatgtagtaataaacatttattttaaaaaattataatatataatgtgtataaagtgtaatatatatatgattcaacAGTAAACACTATTGAATCTATGGTTGCAAAGTGGTGGACAATTtctggaaactttccaaaaattccTGGAAGATTcgaaaaaatcctggaatgtttccaaaatttcttaaatgtttctgaaaaaatgtttctgaaatttccacctttttgcaaccctagttgAATCACTATTTATTCTTCTCATCTTCTCTGAACCATCTGTTTCTCCCTGTCTATTTGTTGTTTAGTCCCAGAGATAGCGTTCTCCTCTCCTcctactctctctctttctctccctctctctcgtgGAGGAGGACAGGGTGATCGAGCACCTGTCCCACAGGCTGTGGTCAAACCTCAGGTCCTCACTCACCTCATTGAGGGCTTTGTTATCCAGGAGGGAGCCGAACCTTTCCCTGTGAGtgtatctgctaaatgcaaatctagtttttCATGAAAGACACTTATTAATTAGTGGACCAGAGTTCTGAGAGGAATAGGACACACATTAATTGTTCCTTCTGACTGACAGGTGACTGGGCCATTGAAAGAACTTCCTGTGGCTGTTCCACCCATCCTACATCCAGAGAACATCCGCTCTGATAGTGAGTTTTTGTTTCAAAGTTGTGGAAAAATATTTCCTACAATGAAGTTGTTCAGGCATAATTATATTCTCTCTGTCTGTTACACATTGTGTCTATATATCGTTTTCAGAATTAAAGTGTGAATACTGTCTAAGATTTGCACCGGCCAGCCAGTTCAGACGATCAAAGCGcttctgttccaaaacctgtgCCAAGAGGTGAGACCAAAATCAGCCCATATCACTAATAGattcttaaaatgtctttttaataataataataaatgtatattgaataaatgtaattaattatgaattaaccTGAATGAGTATGTGCTTTTCAAACAGGTATAATGTCAGCTGCAGTAACCATTACCGTGTTAGTAGGGGTCTTGAGGGGGTCGAACGACCACCAGGGGGCCCTGTTGTGCAGGATGTTATTGCTAGACGCAGGGGTCCTCGCAGAAGCAGCTCTGAGATCGCCTGTGCTAAAATAACAGGCAGGCATCTTTCTGTAAAGGTGAGATGATGGACATTGCAGCAACCTGATTATAagataatcaaattaaaatcatatgtacattaccgttcaaaagtttaaggtcagaaagatttttatttaaatacttttaattaatatttttatccagcaaggatgcattcaatttataaaaagtgaccgtaaagacatttgtcacaaaaaattatatttcaaataaatgccattcttgtGAACTTTGTATTCCTCAAAGGATCCTAAAttaaatgcatcacggtttccacaaacatattaagcagcacaactgtttttaataatacaattttttattgagcaccaaatcagcatattagaatccttctgaaggatcatgtgataatggcttctgaaaattcagctttgccatcacaagaacaAATTACAAAGTTTGTGAGCCTATGAGagaagcataaaaaataaaaataaaaactttgaactGCAGTGTAGATATATAAAGTCACCCAAAGGGAACTGAAACATCACCCAAAGGGAActgaaacataatttttttttctctttcgcAGTGTCGTTCAGAATCTAGCCGTTCCGAGGACATTTCCAGCTGTGAGGGTGAAGAAGAGGAAGACTTCTTGTCACTCTCTCCCAGCTCATCATTCTCATGCCCAAGACCAACCCACTGTGGCCCTCAGTTGGATGACACAGCACCAAGTGCCCTCCCAGTGGATGAGAACCACTTCTTATCTGGCAACCCTGCTCACTGGAGTGTGGAGGAAGTGTGTCAGTTCATTTCTTCTCTTCAAGGTTCGTGTTCTGATGCTCCTCTGGATGTATGCGTTGTGTTCACCtgtatatttactatattatatCATATACTCCTCCATGTCTTGCAGGTTGTGAGGACCTGGCATCCCAGTTCCTGTCACAGGAGATTGATGGCCAAGCGCTCATGCTACTAAAGGAAGAGCATCTTATGTCCACCATGAACATCAAACTCGGTCCCGCCCTCAAAATCTGTGCTTCTATCAACAGCCTGAAAGATTGAACGAGGGATGCAGAGAGAGAAGTAGCAGGATTAGAGCTTTATACTTCTGTCACCAGCCTGAGAAACTGAAACTGATGGCCATGAAAAGACATTGGATTTTATGTCTGACCTAGAGATTaatccaaaaaatataaataaaaaaacagcaaagagCAGGattgaatgacttctgaagggGAAAACAAGTGATGCCTTATTAAAGCTAATTATTTACAGTAGTATTTTTGTTTATGATGGCTAGATTGGAACTGACTAGTTCTCACTTTAATTTTTCCTGTTTTCAAACAGTTCCAGAAAGAATAATGGGAGTGATCCTAAATGACAAAATAGCACAAAGATAATAATGTATAATCTATAAATGACAGAATCGTTTAGTTAGGAGATGATAAACATAATACATCTCAATTCTGGATTTTGAATGTGCTACATATATAATATCTGGGCTGTGTTTGAATGGGCATGTGAGCTTCGCATCACTGATTTGAAGCCGTCACTGTAAATGTGTAGTCCTTTTGTGTTTGTCAGTTATGTTAAACAATAGTAATCAAAGTATGACTGATAATGCCTTTAGAGACAGTAATCAATGTTATACCTGTAGTGCTTTTGACTATCAGAGTCAAAGATGTGAATAAGTTGCCTttctaagaaaagaaaaaaaaaaacagtatgttgcGCCTGACAGCTGCATCTTCCTTCATGGccttgttttttttcacaaaaaaagtcgACTTGAATGTCATTTGGCTACTTTTGTTTGGAAAGCCTGTTGTTTTCGGTTCATCAGCACTTGATTAAGGGATTGTTGATTGTCTTCAGTGTGCCATTTAGGAAGTTGATACAGTTAGATTCCCATACACTTTATAACTGTCTGCAATGAAAATATAGAAATGGTCATTGCAGCCATTGGTGATTTCATACTGCAGCTTTCTGCGTGTACATACCTGATTCACTGTTACTGATGGTTCAGAGGCTGTGAGAGATGGAAAATCTGTAATGCTCTCACTACACAGTATTACTGAATGGAAGtaggttttgtttctttttgtaaatCACAGACTGAAGGAATGATTAGATAACTGATTCtagaacaatacatttttttttctacagtagaTGGTTAGAAAACTTTTCATTTGTATTGAAAAGTAGCATCATTATTTTTGGGTACAGTTTACCAGCTTCATAGACAAGTATTAGTAGCTTTACCCGAGAGGCTTGCAGCACCGGTATGATGAGGTagtgtgtaagtgtttgtgagagagagcgCCTGAGCAAGCTGTTTGTTGGGGCTCTAAACATATGGCTGAGTTTCTTTGTATGCTTAATTATGAATAAAGAAGGTGCTGTGACATTCACAACCAGTTTTTCTCAAGTCATTATTTCCTGGTTGGCAAATTAGTATTAGTTTCTGGTCCttgttttaaaatgcactgaTGGCTTTGTCAATGGATAATGCacgttttatatttgttttaattgaattttttaacaaatttaactaAAAGGTTTGATTTTGATTATTGGATTTGCTACGACTgaataaatatctttaaatatatgtCTAATGTTAATCTGTAACGTTGTGTAGAAGTGGGTTTGAGTGACTCTCTGCCGGTTATGGtgatgccagtaggtggcaacaagttcCTAGAAGAGAGTCAACTtgatcattcactcaaccgattcgttcaaaacattgattcattcagagGCAGCTGTAGTTTCAAGtctcatgtttttgaaaatgcaGTCGTGGGAAGAAATACAGAGCCGTTGCCCGTTGGTTGCGGGTTTTTGTATTCACGTGCACCAAAAAAAGGCAACGAAAAATGAGAATTGATCCATTAACTAATGTCTATATTTATCCTTGGAATGAACACCACTGAAAAAAACGAGAAGAGTAAAGGAGAAACGAGATGTTACGTGAGTTTCACCCACACCAGGAATTTTGACTAGGTTTGTTGACTTTAGCATTGTAACGTTACATTACTTGCACATTAATTCTGCTTGTATGAAGACAAAACGAGAGTTATTGTGAGGAGAAGAAGAGATAAGTAAAAACGAATAATTACGTAGGCTTAATTATGGACTTGTTTGAGATCAGAAAAGATAGGATATgttcttgtttttcatttaaggatGTGTTTAAAAAAGTTGGGGAAGATTCGGTGATTGAAAGGAATGaaatacagattaaataaatGACCACATACTACATTTAAACATGTCTAGCTAACATAATCCAAATAAGatttaaaacagaatatataaaatcaaaatgtttattttaaggtgtattATGGGGATAATTCTACTCCTGTAATAGTGTTTAAAATATCCAAGAGTTGAACAGATAAAGTCAATCATTTTCACATATCTTTAAACAAGGCTGCATCATTAACCTGGCTATTGTACTGCTAAATTTTGCTTGATCAGATCAGTCAAGTAAGTTTGAAACATTTCAGTGTTTATTGCTTTAAACTCCACCTTTTCATAGCATCAAGTTCAAATATCTAACTATACAATACATTTAGGATTTTATTCATGGTGACATAAAATCCTAGGATTTGGCAATGTTGCAATCTGTTCAATGAATTTTAAAGAAAGGATAATATCTGTAAACATTCtctaaaattaacatttcatacattaaaattttcttatGTCTGTATGGCTGGTCAATAGGGGTGTgatgagacacttatcccacgagacgagacgaaacacgagactgggttcacaaGAACGAGACGagacttttaaacttttttaaagaaatcctcgaTGACTAAATATATAGGGAgaaatagtcttttattcaactgaaaaacacaaaatgcaaaaaatgtagacgcattttgaaatcaacttgtcctggccaaattgcccccttggcctttgtcaatcatggcctcctaataatccccaacgacttgattggctctgtctctctcctctccacctgtagctggtgtgtggtgagcgcaccggcgccgttgtcctgtggctgccatcgcatcatccaagtggatgctgcacactggtgatggttgaggagagacccccccacatgattgtaaagcgctttggttgtacaacaatacacaataaatgcatcattcatcattcaacttatattatatatctacttaatataatatatctattatatgcagcaataaacaacatgtaaactagagctgcacgattctggataaattgagaatcatgtttttatatataaattggagataacgattatctcacaattctgaagaaaaaaagattagaaaactaaacaaaataaaataatttactagcGGTTTTGGCAAAATGTTTATTGCTTAAGTCTTCTACTgtagagaataagtgtttatacccaaactataaacttttatcccagtacttatgttaattaaatgtctgtaacacagaaataatgttgtgtggttgaaaagactgtttgtgttgctctttctggatcagcagcagcatgaattATTCATTAACATGGGCAGTGACAAAACGTGCTTCTCACGCTCCACTGACACTCGCGATGTGAAACAGTTGTAATAGACATTCGTTGTCATTCAAGAATAAGATTGCgtgtgtgtttgaattgagatcgcgatctttaaacgattaattgtgaagctctaatgtaaactgcaaattgttttgcgaGGATATCGTCATGTTCTCGCGAGACCAGACGGATCTCGCGGGACACATCGGATCTCGCCATATCTCGCACCACGAGATCTCGTCACATCCCTACTGGTCAAGACTCAATTCACTCAGCAGGAAGCACTGGAGATGAACAGTTTACACCACAAACaccaaataatatatttatatatgtgtgttgtatTGTGAGGAGTCATGTGAAGTTTAGAAAACGGTGTAGTTGTTGGATTCTCCATATCCTGCTTCCTTCAGATACTGTTCAATATTGATTGGCTCAGGCACACGGATAACACTGCTGTCATTGGCGCTCTTCTCTCCTGATTGGAGTTTACGCCTGACCTCAGCCAGTGAAGGGCGGTCCTGTTCCTTCCACTGACAGCAAGCTTTGATAAGTGAGTAACTGGAGAAAAGCAGTAGTAACAATTGATTATTTTGAACATACACACTTTATAAtcagtgaataaaataattttacaaaacaacaattttaaaggTGTATTTACAGTGAGTTGGAGCAGTTGTTCGGTTTCTTCAGGGTTTTCCCTCGCTGATGATACTGTAGAAGTTCCTTTGCAGGGATTTCAGCAAAGGGGACCTCACCTGAAAGTATAAAGAATAGGATAAACAAAAATGTGAGAGAAGTTAAATGTGAGAGTTATTAATCATTATAAGCAAGATACAGTCAACTTGAATCGTCCCAAAAGAACCAGACAGCAAACTCACCCAGAGTCACCATTTCATACAGTAGCAGCCCAAGTGACCAACTGCAAAAAAgatcaataaatacatgtatttgagcTGAAAACATGATCGCTGTTTTTTCAGATAACATGTATTGTGCTTTTTACTTACACATCACTTTTTGGAGTGGCTGGTCTCTTGGCCAGTAGCTCAGGAGCCTGCCACTTTTTTCTCCCAGGATCTTCACTGTGATTAACACTTGCTGATGTCCTTGCATACAAATCACCCAAACCCCAGAGTTTTGCAGTACAAATCCTGCTGACTAACACACTGCAAGCTTTGATGTTGCAGTGGAGAAGATCTTTGGTATGGAGAAAGTCCTACAGAGAAAGAAGCAAGAAAGGTCAGAGGATCTCCGTCCTTGAAACTGAACCAAAATTTCACACGACACCATCAATGTTGTCATATTTACTCCAACTAGTGCTTATATTGCCAAATACCAAAATGCTTGGATTTGacactgagaaaaatggtgataaCAATATTGTGCTCACCAGTGCAGAGGACACATGTGAAGCCATGGTGAAGATCTTTTTTTCTGTCATCTGATACATGCCGTCTGGTCCAACATTATCCTGTTAATACCAAATAACAAAAGAATTTGcaccaaaataagtatttagaTGCACAAACATTTGAGATCAACAACATAAGATAAAGGAAGCATTTTAGAACTTTCAAAATGTTGCTTATGTCCTATGGCTGCTTCCCactagttgagaaccactgctataaAACATCTTGGTCAAACATCTTACCTGTCTACACCTCCACAGGAATCCGAGCAGATCTCTGTTCTCCATCTCTTCAATAACAGTAATAAGAGGAGCTCGCAGGGATATAACTCCCAGAAGCTCCGGTAAGAAGGGATGAGGCCCTAACTGGGAAAGGAAGGACGCAAAGCCCAAGAATGACTGACTTTCCTGGTTACTGGCTGAATCTGAGTATGAGAACAAAAAAAGGAGAGTGAAACTGGAATTCAAAATTtcagtcagaggttatgactataTCATCAATCATAGGGGCACCTTTAAGTACACGCAGCACCACATTTCTGTTTTCCATACGAGCCCTGTAGAGTGAGACGGAGCTGTCTGACTTCAGAGAGTATGATGCTTTGAGAGGAGACACCCCTTTGAAGTTCTCCGGTAGTCGCTGTCGTGGAAGTTCCCTGGGCTTTGTGAAGGCTGAAGCTGTGGCGCCAAAAGAGCCTCCGCCATCGGTAAAGGCCACATTGTTGGCATTGAAGGAGGAATGTTCATTTCTATAGGAGTCTCGAACTGGGTTGAACGTCATGTAAGATGTAGTGTCCAATGCTATGGGCTCACCTTCAAGAGCATTCAGACCCTGTGGAGCTATGTATAGGGAGATAGAAAGAGAGACTGTTAAGGTGGGATTCAATGActtaaagtatgaaaaaacagaacagcatacttaataaaatatattatcgCCCAAATGTCATGTTTGTTTACTTGAAGTCAGTATCAAAACCATTTTGTGCAAACAGTCTCAATGTGTAGATTAGAGGTGTGATTCTTAAGCCCTTGCCACGACACATAAGCACAATGGTTTGCATTTGAGATACAACATTTATACTTAACACTAAAGCAAATAATTAATACCTGTATTATGTACAGACTTTATGTATGTTATTAATTaggaaatacatttttgtgattaacTCTTTATTCAACTGTAAAATGTACACATCAATTTTGCTATGCATCAT
This genomic stretch from Cyprinus carpio isolate SPL01 chromosome B16, ASM1834038v1, whole genome shotgun sequence harbors:
- the styk1b gene encoding tyrosine-protein kinase STYK1b; translated protein: MATTSSSVYSECKPGDTLCEIRVYEQEVIIVPVLFLMSFLVTLVFLLLLKFCPEKVDRLQPKSSRTTRTRRNLQGIDAPQGLNALEGEPIALDTTSYMTFNPVRDSYRNEHSSFNANNVAFTDGGGSFGATASAFTKPRELPRQRLPENFKGVSPLKASYSLKSDSSVSLYRARMENRNVVLRVLKDSASNQESQSFLGFASFLSQLGPHPFLPELLGVISLRAPLITVIEEMENRDLLGFLWRCRQDNVGPDGMYQMTEKKIFTMASHVSSALDFLHTKDLLHCNIKACSVLVSRICTAKLWGLGDLYARTSASVNHSEDPGRKKWQAPELLAKRPATPKSDVWSLGLLLYEMVTLGEVPFAEIPAKELLQYHQRGKTLKKPNNCSNSLYSLIKACCQWKEQDRPSLAEVRRKLQSGEKSANDSSVIRVPEPINIEQYLKEAGYGESNNYTVF
- the LOC109104866 gene encoding polyhomeotic-like protein 1, coding for MEAGEDQTNSSSANSSAASGGNSRPPQIAQMSLYERQAVQALQALQRQPNAAQYFQQLMLQQQINSAQLHNLAAVQQATLAASRQSSSPSNSVSQATSSAQCTVNLSTTSGGGTMTNPRPVGPATSATSTALSQSVLLGGNSGGQGQMYLRVNRSLRAPLTPQLIFMPGGTATAAVATVATQQPQQQQETAPTSSSNQSDNDQVQNLAMRCVSTPRVATVKTEFADRKETNGSFPLNQQTQTQQQFGQSAQQLQPQTQPLANPKLQNCSNATNPSMPGLNVKGANQSAVTPQQAGGSSNPPSSSASTSLPLSQILLSQSGLCQARGVPAATATVTHILVPTSNVPTSSQGYPMGTVANKSNMTAQTLVVQPLQQTGANLSTEKLGHGTGHVPIQPKTAHRLPVQMPPRHPPPILPAPPNNGQATGGHHPHVPVQLVGARQNSQALAVAQARTCCAQQDATAVLPVNNSGSNVVTMVTAVETGGAGMCLKTAQSALPVSQMQTNQSPALSQGNPALVTHSIDGQNNSGDSVFIQSGPAPTKPGIGPLKRKSESDLAHEMSAEAVNASPSMQDSAPPLSPAPSLDTVPEIAFSSPPTLSLSLPLSRGGGQGDRAPVPQAVVKPQVLTHLIEGFVIQEGAEPFPVTGPLKELPVAVPPILHPENIRSDKLKCEYCLRFAPASQFRRSKRFCSKTCAKRYNVSCSNHYRVSRGLEGVERPPGGPVVQDVIARRRGPRRSSSEIACAKITGRHLSVKCRSESSRSEDISSCEGEEEEDFLSLSPSSSFSCPRPTHCGPQLDDTAPSALPVDENHFLSGNPAHWSVEEVCQFISSLQGCEDLASQFLSQEIDGQALMLLKEEHLMSTMNIKLGPALKICASINSLKD